In Microbacterium lushaniae, the following are encoded in one genomic region:
- a CDS encoding DedA family protein, whose protein sequence is MNEILTDVLDVVQSVDPVVRTLVAGLAILLETSVLVGLVVPGDTIVIVAATAVSSVVEGVALGVAVLVGALIGESIGFALGRFLGPRIRASRLGRRIGERNWERSERYLRRRGGPAIFLSRFLPVLHSLVPLTVGMSGYSYRRFLAWTAPACVVWSSLYISVAALAAGTYRELADTLHSAGYIFVGVIVVFLVLVFVGKKVIERLERRHLDEPEPEDVES, encoded by the coding sequence GTGAACGAGATCCTCACGGACGTGCTCGATGTGGTGCAGAGCGTGGATCCCGTCGTGCGCACGCTCGTGGCGGGCCTGGCGATCCTGCTCGAGACCAGCGTGCTGGTGGGCCTGGTCGTCCCCGGCGACACGATCGTCATCGTCGCCGCAACGGCGGTCTCGTCGGTCGTCGAGGGCGTCGCGCTCGGCGTCGCCGTGCTGGTGGGGGCGCTGATCGGCGAGAGCATCGGCTTCGCCCTGGGCCGTTTCCTCGGCCCCCGCATCCGGGCGTCCCGGCTGGGCCGGCGGATCGGCGAGCGCAATTGGGAACGCTCGGAGCGGTATCTGCGCCGCCGCGGGGGCCCCGCCATCTTCCTGTCGCGCTTCCTGCCGGTGCTGCATTCACTGGTTCCCCTCACGGTGGGGATGAGCGGATACAGCTACCGGCGCTTCCTCGCGTGGACGGCACCGGCGTGCGTGGTCTGGTCGTCGCTGTACATCTCGGTTGCGGCTCTGGCGGCGGGGACGTACCGTGAGCTGGCCGACACGCTCCACTCCGCGGGCTACATCTTCGTCGGTGTGATCGTGGTCTTCCTCGTGCTGGTCTTCGTCGGCAAGAAAGTCATCGAACGCCTCGAGCGGCGACACCTGGACGAGCCGGAGCCTGAGGACGTGGAAAGCTAG
- a CDS encoding glycoside hydrolase family 3 N-terminal domain-containing protein translates to MIRLPLALLGAAAMLLLAVAAPHPAAHADSAPEVRVVAAPEDAEDRLARAADLAAGMSLREKAASVVMGHIPTTDPAAASAYVTGNGLGGFILMGANVPGDEESLRALTGALTADPSFPPLIAIDQEGGDVSRLPWDGFPGARTLREEASGATQDAFAARAALVDRAGISVNFGVVADVTADRSMFIFGRSLGADPDGAAARVAAAVAGEGAHAASTLKHFPGHGAAPGDSHAGIPESGKSLAEWMETDAVPFAAGIDAGAPLLMFGHLRYPAVDELPASLSPQWHRIAREELGFTGVSVTDDLGMLQASGDPAYADPVANGVAALAAGSDLVLSVMFSTADSAPRMVDGIVAAVESGALPAARLDEAATRVAALRLARADAGAGFVPCPGCSPAG, encoded by the coding sequence ATGATCCGGCTTCCTCTCGCCCTGCTGGGGGCGGCAGCGATGCTCCTTCTGGCCGTGGCTGCCCCGCATCCTGCCGCGCACGCGGACAGCGCGCCCGAAGTGCGCGTGGTCGCCGCCCCGGAGGACGCGGAGGACCGGCTCGCACGTGCCGCCGACCTCGCGGCGGGGATGTCGCTGCGCGAGAAGGCCGCGAGCGTCGTGATGGGACACATCCCCACGACCGACCCGGCCGCCGCGTCCGCATACGTCACCGGCAACGGGCTGGGCGGATTCATCCTGATGGGCGCCAACGTCCCCGGCGACGAGGAGTCGCTGCGCGCGCTCACCGGTGCGCTCACGGCGGACCCCTCGTTCCCGCCGCTCATCGCGATCGACCAGGAGGGCGGCGATGTCTCCCGCCTGCCCTGGGACGGCTTCCCCGGTGCCCGCACGCTGCGGGAGGAGGCATCCGGTGCGACCCAGGACGCGTTCGCCGCACGCGCCGCGCTGGTGGACCGAGCGGGCATCTCGGTCAACTTCGGCGTCGTCGCCGATGTCACCGCCGACCGGTCGATGTTCATCTTCGGCCGGAGCCTCGGGGCCGACCCCGACGGCGCCGCTGCGCGCGTCGCCGCTGCCGTGGCGGGGGAGGGCGCGCACGCGGCATCCACCCTCAAGCACTTCCCGGGGCATGGTGCCGCTCCCGGCGACTCGCACGCGGGCATCCCCGAAAGCGGAAAGAGCCTCGCCGAGTGGATGGAGACGGATGCGGTGCCCTTCGCCGCGGGCATCGACGCCGGTGCTCCGTTGCTCATGTTCGGCCATCTCCGGTATCCCGCGGTGGATGAACTCCCCGCATCCCTGTCACCGCAGTGGCACCGGATCGCGCGGGAGGAGCTCGGCTTCACGGGGGTGTCGGTGACCGATGACCTCGGGATGCTGCAGGCCTCCGGCGATCCCGCCTACGCCGACCCGGTGGCCAACGGCGTCGCCGCGCTGGCAGCCGGCAGCGACCTGGTGCTCTCGGTCATGTTCAGCACGGCCGACTCCGCTCCCCGGATGGTGGACGGGATCGTCGCCGCGGTCGAGTCGGGTGCGTTGCCGGCGGCGCGGCTCGACGAGGCCGCCACCCGCGTGGCAGCCCTGCGGCTCGCCCGCGCCGACGCCGGTGCGGGCTTCGTGCCGTGTCCGGGGTGCAGCCCCGCGGGCTGA
- the leuS gene encoding leucine--tRNA ligase: MSRTTTPPTAAESGGFDPHAIQRKWQNLWAERDPFRAGGDEDSRPRKYVLAMFPYPSGDLHMGHAENYLYSDIVARFWRHRGYNVLNPIGWDSFGLPAENAAIQRGADPVKWTYANIAQQKASLHDYGVSFDWSRVLHTSDPEYYRWNQWLFLKLYERGLAYRKESPVNWCPFDQTVLANEQVVDGRCERCGNEVVKKKLTQWYLKITDYADRLLDDLNQLEGFWPQKVIQMQRNWIGRSIGADIDFEIEGRPGTVTVFSTRPDTLYGATFFVVAPDSDLAAELVADASPEARMRFQDYLDGVRKTTDIDRQSSDRPKTGVFLERYAINPVNGARLPIWAADYVLADYGHGAVMAVPAHDQRDLDFARAFDLPVTVVVDTTAPVTGAIPVIEVDEDGVPIDPLGGQLDEVHPARTGVALTGEGRMVNSGPLDGLSKRTAIARVIDILQASGHGRAAKTYRLRDWLISRQRFWGTPIPMIHTEDGRILPVPEDQLPVRLPDVEGLDLTPKGTSPLGAASGWVDTVDPETGAPARRDPDTMDTFVDSSWYYMRFLSPGDETQPFSSREADKWGPVDFYIGGVEHAILHLLYARFVTKAMFDMGMVEFTEPFSNLINQGMVILGGTKMSKSKGNLVLFQEELDTHGADALRVALAFAGPVEDDKDWDDVSTTGAAKFLARAMRVAHDVDSSPDVVWAEGDAALRRVTHRLLADAPGLVEQTKFNVVVARLMELVNATRKAIDSGAGASDPAVREAAEVTAMVLDLFAPHTAEEMWAVLGYEPFVGLATWRSPDPTLLVEETVTTVVQVDGKVRATLEVPARIDAAALEALARGDAKVQRALGEREIVRAVVRAPKVVSFSTK; this comes from the coding sequence GTGTCCCGAACCACGACCCCCCCGACCGCTGCCGAGAGCGGTGGATTCGACCCGCACGCGATCCAGCGGAAGTGGCAGAACCTCTGGGCCGAGCGCGACCCGTTCCGTGCCGGTGGCGACGAGGATTCCCGCCCGCGCAAGTACGTGCTGGCGATGTTCCCTTACCCGTCGGGCGACCTGCACATGGGGCACGCCGAGAACTACCTCTACTCCGACATCGTGGCGCGGTTCTGGCGTCACCGCGGATACAACGTCCTCAACCCGATCGGGTGGGACTCCTTCGGGCTGCCCGCCGAGAACGCCGCCATCCAGCGCGGCGCCGACCCCGTGAAGTGGACGTACGCGAACATCGCGCAGCAGAAGGCGAGCCTGCACGACTACGGTGTCTCGTTCGACTGGAGTCGCGTGCTGCACACCAGCGACCCCGAGTACTACCGCTGGAACCAGTGGCTGTTCCTGAAGCTCTACGAGCGGGGGCTGGCGTACCGCAAGGAGAGCCCGGTCAACTGGTGCCCGTTCGACCAGACGGTGCTCGCCAACGAGCAGGTCGTGGACGGTCGCTGCGAGCGCTGCGGCAACGAGGTCGTCAAGAAGAAGCTGACCCAGTGGTACCTGAAGATCACCGACTACGCCGACCGCCTGCTGGATGACCTGAACCAGCTGGAGGGCTTCTGGCCGCAGAAGGTCATCCAGATGCAGCGCAACTGGATCGGCCGCTCGATCGGCGCCGACATCGACTTCGAGATCGAGGGCCGGCCGGGCACCGTGACGGTGTTCTCCACGCGTCCCGACACCCTGTACGGCGCGACGTTCTTCGTCGTGGCCCCCGACTCCGATCTGGCCGCCGAGCTGGTGGCGGATGCTTCGCCCGAGGCGCGTATGCGCTTCCAGGACTACCTGGACGGCGTGCGCAAGACCACCGACATCGACCGGCAGTCCAGCGACCGGCCGAAGACCGGTGTCTTCCTTGAGCGCTACGCCATCAACCCCGTCAACGGGGCGCGGCTTCCGATCTGGGCCGCCGACTACGTGCTGGCCGACTACGGGCACGGGGCGGTCATGGCCGTCCCCGCGCACGACCAGCGCGACCTTGATTTCGCGCGCGCGTTCGACCTGCCCGTGACCGTCGTGGTCGACACCACGGCGCCGGTGACCGGTGCCATCCCGGTGATCGAGGTGGACGAGGACGGCGTGCCCATCGATCCGCTCGGCGGGCAGCTGGACGAGGTCCACCCGGCCCGTACGGGCGTGGCGCTCACCGGCGAAGGCCGGATGGTCAACTCCGGGCCGCTGGACGGACTGTCCAAGCGCACGGCGATCGCCAGGGTCATCGACATCCTCCAGGCCAGCGGCCACGGTCGTGCGGCGAAGACCTACCGCCTCCGCGACTGGCTGATCTCCCGCCAACGCTTCTGGGGCACGCCCATCCCGATGATCCACACCGAGGACGGGCGCATCCTGCCGGTACCCGAGGATCAACTCCCCGTGCGCCTGCCCGATGTGGAGGGGCTGGATCTCACCCCCAAGGGCACGTCACCGCTGGGCGCGGCATCCGGGTGGGTGGACACGGTGGACCCCGAGACGGGAGCGCCCGCGCGGCGTGACCCCGACACGATGGACACGTTCGTGGATTCGTCGTGGTACTACATGCGCTTCCTCTCGCCCGGAGATGAGACCCAGCCGTTCTCCAGCCGCGAGGCGGACAAGTGGGGGCCGGTCGACTTCTACATCGGCGGCGTCGAGCACGCGATCCTGCACCTGCTGTACGCCCGGTTCGTGACCAAGGCGATGTTCGACATGGGCATGGTCGAATTCACCGAGCCGTTCTCCAACCTCATCAACCAGGGCATGGTCATCCTGGGCGGCACGAAGATGTCCAAGAGCAAGGGCAACCTCGTGCTGTTCCAGGAGGAGCTGGACACCCACGGGGCCGACGCGCTGCGCGTCGCGCTTGCCTTCGCGGGGCCCGTGGAGGATGACAAGGATTGGGACGACGTCTCCACCACCGGGGCGGCGAAGTTCCTGGCGCGGGCGATGCGTGTCGCGCACGACGTCGACAGCAGCCCCGACGTGGTGTGGGCCGAGGGCGATGCAGCGCTGCGCCGTGTGACCCACCGCCTGCTCGCCGACGCGCCCGGCCTGGTCGAGCAGACCAAGTTCAACGTCGTCGTGGCGCGTCTCATGGAGCTCGTGAACGCCACGCGCAAGGCGATCGACTCGGGCGCCGGCGCGAGCGACCCGGCGGTCCGCGAGGCGGCGGAGGTCACGGCCATGGTGCTCGACCTGTTCGCCCCGCACACGGCCGAGGAGATGTGGGCCGTGCTCGGCTACGAGCCGTTCGTGGGCCTCGCGACGTGGCGCTCGCCCGACCCCACCCTGCTGGTGGAGGAGACCGTCACGACCGTGGTCCAGGTGGACGGCAAGGTGCGTGCCACCCTCGAGGTGCCCGCCCGCATCGATGCTGCCGCACTGGAGGCCCTGGCCCGCGGCGACGCCAAGGTGCAGCGCGCGCTCGGCGAGCGCGAGATCGTCCGTGCGGTCGTGCGCGCCCCGAAGGTCGTCAGCTTCTCCACGAAGTAG
- a CDS encoding FAD-dependent monooxygenase, which yields MSDVIIVGGGPTGMMLAAELRLHGVEVLVVERDLEPTRQVRALGLHVRSIELMDQRGLLEEFLAHGTQHRMGGFVASIEAPWPDDLDTAHGYVLGIPQPVTDRLLTAHAERLGAQVQRGAEVVALAQDAAGTEVTLEDGSVLRGGFVVGCDGGRSTVRRLLGLAFDGEAATAEWLLGEMRVTASSEDIAATVTEVRRIHHDFGLGPSGEGLYRVLVRAAAVAEDRTAPPTLAEMRQQLRAYAGTDFGVHDPRSLSRFSNATRLAERYRVGRVLLAGDAAHVHPPQGGQGLNLGIQDAVNLGWKLAAEVTGRAPAGLLHSYESERRPVAADVLATTRALGELQSTEPGPRAVRGLLTELMGVEGVNRHLVGKITGIGIRYDLGEGPDLVGRRLRDVPLAHGRLYEHMRRGRGLLLDRTGTLTVAAGWADRVDHVVHHSERVDAAGVLLRPDGYVAWEGEDEAGLRSALERWFGVPLP from the coding sequence ATGAGTGATGTGATCATCGTCGGCGGGGGGCCGACGGGGATGATGCTGGCCGCCGAGCTGCGACTGCACGGCGTGGAGGTGCTCGTCGTCGAGCGGGACCTGGAGCCCACGCGGCAGGTGCGAGCCTTGGGACTGCACGTGCGGAGCATCGAGCTGATGGATCAGCGCGGGCTCTTGGAGGAGTTCCTGGCGCACGGCACACAGCACCGGATGGGCGGGTTCGTCGCGAGCATCGAGGCGCCCTGGCCGGACGACCTGGACACGGCGCACGGGTACGTCCTCGGCATACCCCAGCCCGTCACCGACCGGCTGCTGACCGCGCACGCGGAGCGCCTCGGCGCGCAGGTGCAGCGGGGCGCGGAGGTGGTGGCTCTCGCACAGGATGCGGCGGGGACGGAGGTGACGCTCGAGGACGGGTCGGTGCTGCGCGGGGGGTTCGTGGTCGGGTGCGACGGCGGGCGCAGCACGGTGCGCCGGCTGCTCGGGCTCGCCTTCGACGGTGAGGCGGCCACCGCGGAATGGCTGCTGGGGGAGATGCGGGTCACCGCCTCGTCCGAAGACATCGCCGCGACCGTGACGGAGGTGCGCCGCATCCATCACGACTTCGGGCTGGGGCCGTCGGGGGAAGGGCTGTACCGTGTGCTCGTCCGGGCCGCCGCCGTCGCCGAGGATCGGACCGCGCCGCCCACGCTGGCGGAGATGAGGCAGCAGCTGCGGGCCTACGCCGGCACCGACTTCGGCGTGCACGACCCGCGCTCGCTGTCGCGTTTCAGCAACGCCACCCGGCTGGCGGAGCGATACCGGGTCGGGCGCGTCCTGCTTGCCGGCGATGCCGCGCACGTGCATCCGCCGCAGGGCGGGCAGGGGCTCAACCTCGGCATCCAGGATGCGGTCAACCTCGGCTGGAAGCTGGCCGCCGAGGTGACCGGCCGCGCGCCGGCGGGGCTGCTGCACAGCTACGAGAGCGAACGCCGTCCGGTCGCCGCCGACGTGCTGGCCACCACCCGCGCGCTGGGGGAGCTGCAGTCCACTGAGCCCGGTCCCCGGGCCGTGCGAGGGCTGCTCACCGAGCTCATGGGCGTCGAGGGGGTCAACCGTCATCTCGTCGGGAAGATCACCGGAATCGGCATCCGGTACGACCTGGGGGAGGGGCCGGACCTCGTGGGGCGGCGCCTCCGCGACGTGCCGTTGGCGCACGGACGCCTGTACGAGCACATGCGGCGAGGGCGGGGGCTGCTGCTGGATCGCACCGGCACGCTCACCGTCGCCGCGGGGTGGGCCGACCGAGTGGATCATGTGGTCCACCACAGCGAGCGGGTGGATGCCGCCGGCGTGCTGCTGCGACCGGACGGCTACGTGGCGTGGGAAGGGGAGGATGAGGCCGGCCTTCGCTCCGCGCTCGAACGGTGGTTCGGCGTACCGCTGCCCTGA
- a CDS encoding SOS response-associated peptidase, whose amino-acid sequence MCGRFVVANVGSELVGVLRVDAEAEDLPAPSYNIAPTDRAAIVLDSAKTDPPTRRLEAARWGLVPGWAKDPKIGARAFNARSEELEDKSMFRRALHKRRAVIPASGYYEWKVTDTGKVPHFIHPAAGSPMFFAGLYEWWKNPAVPDDDPGRWLLSFTILTRDSIGHLGSIHDRMPLFMDPDHADAWLDPSTENVRDVLDAAIDAAPAIADTLEDHVVSKAVGNVRNNGPELIEPVEE is encoded by the coding sequence ATGTGCGGTCGATTCGTGGTGGCGAACGTCGGCTCCGAGCTCGTCGGGGTACTCCGGGTGGATGCGGAGGCAGAGGATCTGCCCGCGCCGTCGTACAACATCGCCCCGACCGATCGCGCAGCGATCGTGCTGGATTCGGCCAAGACCGACCCGCCCACGCGTCGCCTGGAAGCCGCGCGCTGGGGACTGGTTCCGGGGTGGGCGAAAGATCCCAAGATCGGTGCGCGGGCGTTCAACGCGCGCAGCGAGGAGCTCGAAGACAAATCGATGTTCCGCCGCGCGCTGCACAAGCGCCGCGCCGTGATCCCCGCCAGCGGGTACTACGAGTGGAAGGTGACCGACACGGGGAAGGTGCCGCACTTCATCCATCCCGCCGCGGGAAGCCCGATGTTCTTCGCGGGGTTGTACGAGTGGTGGAAGAACCCCGCCGTCCCCGACGATGACCCCGGCCGCTGGCTGCTGAGCTTCACGATCCTCACCCGCGACTCCATCGGACACCTCGGGTCGATCCACGACCGGATGCCCCTGTTCATGGATCCCGACCATGCGGACGCGTGGCTCGACCCCTCGACCGAGAACGTGCGCGACGTCCTGGACGCCGCGATCGATGCCGCACCGGCGATCGCAGACACCCTCGAGGACCACGTCGTGTCCAAAGCTGTCGGGAACGTCCGCAACAATGGCCCTGAGCTGATCGAGCCCGTCGAGGAGTGA
- a CDS encoding alpha/beta fold hydrolase, protein MTRPAITARGEWPPGVAYFRLGAGAHTVFFPGLSGTPDLPSGADMWMQRQLLAPLARGRELIWMNRRKDLVPPTTIGRIAQDGADAIRAQLSPPVDVIGVSTGGSVALQLALDHPELVRRLVVVASAHRLSDEGRRVQRELAAAVRAGRPRRAGAAGIGAMAAGSWGAAAFGAVGWLMGRGVFGRSGPDLLAVVDAEDTFDVGDRLGEIAAPTLIVGAERDRYYSAELFRRTAEGIPHAQLVLYPRTGHLGTTLRRRYYRDVRSFLDAA, encoded by the coding sequence GTGACGCGACCCGCCATCACCGCGCGGGGCGAATGGCCGCCAGGAGTGGCGTACTTCCGCCTCGGGGCTGGCGCGCACACGGTGTTCTTCCCCGGATTGTCGGGAACGCCCGACCTCCCCTCCGGTGCGGACATGTGGATGCAGCGGCAGCTGCTGGCACCGCTGGCCCGGGGCCGTGAGCTGATCTGGATGAACCGGCGCAAGGATCTCGTCCCGCCCACCACGATCGGCCGCATCGCGCAGGACGGCGCCGACGCCATCCGCGCGCAGCTGTCGCCGCCGGTGGATGTCATCGGGGTGTCCACCGGCGGCAGCGTCGCGCTGCAGCTCGCCCTGGACCATCCCGAGCTGGTCCGGCGCCTCGTCGTCGTCGCCTCGGCGCACCGGCTGAGCGACGAGGGCCGCCGCGTGCAGCGAGAACTGGCAGCGGCCGTGCGCGCCGGGAGGCCCCGGCGGGCCGGCGCCGCCGGCATCGGCGCGATGGCGGCAGGATCGTGGGGTGCCGCCGCGTTCGGGGCGGTGGGGTGGCTCATGGGGCGCGGGGTGTTCGGGCGCTCGGGTCCTGACCTCCTCGCCGTCGTCGACGCCGAGGACACGTTCGACGTCGGCGACCGGCTGGGCGAGATCGCCGCCCCGACCCTGATCGTCGGCGCCGAGCGCGATCGCTACTACTCGGCGGAGCTGTTCCGCCGCACGGCCGAGGGCATCCCGCACGCGCAGCTGGTGCTGTACCCGCGGACCGGTCACCTGGGCACGACGCTGCGGCGGCGCTACTACCGGGACGTGCGGAGCTTCCTCGACGCCGCGTGA
- a CDS encoding App1 family protein, producing the protein MSSSPPPRTKILWLARLERRLHSWRERRARGRGLRPQVTGFPGYGGEDWVRVVGRVLIAPPMRKDASGEYASVRGWRSFVAVPVGYAQVRITVQGTTHEVVADRGGVIDTVVPARLDPGWQTVTMSVEDSEPAETRVFIVASDVRFGVVSDVDDTVMVTALPRPLLAAWNSFVVDEHARQPVPGMAVLLERLTRENPGTPVLYLSTGAWNVAPTLIRFLRRHLFPPGSILLTDWGPTHDRWFRSGKDHKSSNLQRLAAEFPQIRWLLVGDDGQHDDQIYTKFAIEHPGHVAAVAIRRLSPTEAVLAGGRTVVDDHSAANVPWVTESDGAGLLERLEDVGIVSTDPHA; encoded by the coding sequence ATGTCCTCCTCCCCGCCCCCACGCACCAAGATCCTCTGGCTCGCCCGTCTCGAGCGCCGCCTGCACTCCTGGCGCGAGCGTCGCGCGCGCGGGAGGGGGCTGCGCCCGCAGGTGACAGGCTTCCCCGGCTACGGCGGGGAGGACTGGGTGCGCGTGGTCGGCCGGGTCCTGATCGCCCCACCGATGCGCAAAGATGCCTCCGGCGAATACGCCAGCGTGCGGGGCTGGCGCAGCTTCGTCGCCGTCCCGGTCGGGTACGCGCAGGTGCGCATCACCGTGCAGGGCACCACCCACGAGGTCGTCGCCGATCGCGGCGGCGTCATCGACACCGTCGTCCCCGCTCGCCTGGACCCCGGCTGGCAGACCGTGACGATGTCGGTGGAAGACAGCGAGCCCGCCGAGACACGCGTGTTCATCGTCGCCTCCGACGTGCGCTTCGGCGTCGTCTCCGACGTCGATGACACCGTGATGGTCACCGCGCTTCCCCGGCCGCTGCTGGCGGCGTGGAACTCCTTCGTGGTGGACGAGCACGCCCGCCAGCCCGTGCCCGGGATGGCAGTGCTGCTGGAGCGGCTGACGCGGGAGAACCCCGGCACGCCCGTGCTGTATCTGTCCACGGGGGCGTGGAACGTCGCCCCCACCCTCATCCGCTTCCTGCGTCGTCACCTCTTCCCGCCCGGGTCGATCCTGCTCACCGACTGGGGGCCCACGCACGACCGGTGGTTCCGCAGCGGAAAGGACCATAAGTCGAGCAATCTGCAGCGTCTGGCGGCGGAGTTCCCCCAGATCCGCTGGCTCCTGGTCGGCGACGACGGCCAGCACGACGACCAGATCTACACGAAGTTCGCCATCGAACATCCGGGCCACGTGGCCGCCGTGGCGATCCGCCGGCTCTCCCCCACGGAAGCCGTGCTCGCCGGTGGCCGCACGGTGGTGGACGACCACTCGGCCGCCAACGTGCCGTGGGTCACCGAGTCCGACGGAGCGGGCCTGCTGGAGCGGCTGGAGGACGTGGGGATCGTCTCCACCGACCCGCACGCCTGA
- a CDS encoding 3-methyladenine DNA glycosylase, producing the protein MDAADWRARVDAHAERADALTAGRRARAARGQTHPVEDFLFTYYSYRPALLRRWHPGGGVELADAPERTAWRWYRPGNGPGSARVDVEGHRAERGDLIRSIRGVLSATAGRSAVFGCFGLHEWAMLYRSPSARHTAPLRLGQAGTDAVVEAHDLRCTHFDAFRFFTPDAVPRNRDALSRDRQVAFEQPGCLHAGMDVYRWAVKLGPLVPGELLLDCFTLARDIRELDMRASPYDLTEWGYTPVAIETSDGKADYVRQQRGFAERAGVLRERLLALVA; encoded by the coding sequence ATGGATGCGGCGGACTGGCGCGCGCGGGTGGATGCCCATGCCGAGCGTGCCGACGCGCTGACGGCAGGCCGACGCGCCCGCGCCGCGCGTGGTCAGACGCACCCGGTCGAGGACTTCCTCTTCACGTACTACTCGTACCGGCCGGCCCTGCTGCGCCGGTGGCACCCGGGAGGTGGCGTGGAGCTGGCCGACGCCCCGGAGCGCACCGCGTGGCGGTGGTACCGCCCGGGGAACGGCCCCGGCAGCGCCCGGGTCGACGTCGAGGGCCACCGCGCCGAGCGAGGCGACCTGATCCGCAGCATCCGCGGGGTGCTGTCGGCCACCGCCGGCCGCAGCGCGGTGTTCGGATGCTTCGGGCTGCACGAGTGGGCGATGCTGTACCGCAGCCCGAGCGCCCGTCACACCGCTCCCCTGCGCCTGGGCCAGGCCGGCACCGACGCCGTCGTGGAGGCGCACGATCTGCGGTGCACGCACTTCGACGCGTTCCGCTTCTTCACCCCCGACGCCGTTCCGCGCAACCGCGACGCCCTCTCGCGCGACCGACAGGTCGCATTCGAGCAGCCCGGCTGCCTGCACGCGGGGATGGACGTCTACCGCTGGGCCGTCAAGCTCGGGCCCCTGGTGCCCGGCGAGCTGCTCCTGGACTGCTTCACCCTGGCCCGCGACATCCGCGAGCTCGACATGCGCGCCTCCCCGTACGACCTCACCGAGTGGGGGTACACGCCGGTGGCGATCGAAACCTCGGACGGCAAGGCAGACTACGTGCGGCAGCAGCGCGGATTCGCCGAGCGTGCGGGTGTCCTGCGCGAGCGGCTGCTGGCTCTCGTGGCGTGA
- a CDS encoding anthranilate synthase component I family protein yields MLPPIPAAPLPRWVDPAAAFAMLAADRSHVFWLDAGPDARTGWSWVGAGDPETDTARVRSVDATQHPKMSPAGPFLGGWVGWVGYEAGAEAAGAPVRDRGDATPDEMWVRTDELIAFDHASGRVWAMSASGRAEAVVDALLAAPPATTPPAADEARATARHAPREYAALIERCRDAIREGDAYQLCLTTRFEIEIEGEFDPLAVYGRLRRAAPSHHGGLLRFGDVALVSATPERFLELAEGTVRTHPIKGTRRRGADASADAALIEDLRSDPKERAENVMIVDLMRNDLSRVCDAASVTVERLLEVETYPTVHQLVSTIAGTLEPGTTVGDVLEATFPAGSMTGAPKLSAMSILHDLEGGPRGVFAGCFGWIGSDGSGDLAMVIRSILTRPDGAYVGAGGGITWRSQAQAEVAEVALKARAPLAALGAGLPPGW; encoded by the coding sequence GTGCTTCCGCCGATTCCCGCCGCGCCCCTCCCACGGTGGGTCGACCCCGCGGCCGCGTTCGCCATGCTCGCGGCCGACCGCTCCCACGTGTTCTGGCTCGACGCCGGCCCCGACGCCCGGACGGGGTGGAGCTGGGTGGGCGCAGGCGACCCCGAAACAGACACGGCCAGGGTGCGATCGGTGGATGCGACGCAGCATCCGAAGATGTCGCCGGCCGGTCCGTTCCTCGGCGGGTGGGTCGGATGGGTGGGCTACGAGGCCGGAGCGGAGGCGGCCGGCGCCCCGGTCCGCGATCGCGGCGACGCGACCCCGGACGAGATGTGGGTGCGAACGGACGAACTGATCGCGTTCGATCACGCCTCCGGGCGGGTGTGGGCGATGTCGGCATCCGGCCGCGCCGAGGCGGTGGTCGACGCTCTGCTGGCGGCGCCTCCGGCCACCACGCCCCCCGCGGCCGACGAGGCCCGGGCCACCGCGCGGCACGCCCCGCGGGAGTACGCCGCGCTGATCGAACGCTGCCGCGACGCCATCCGCGAAGGCGACGCGTACCAGCTGTGCCTGACCACGCGTTTCGAGATCGAGATCGAGGGCGAGTTCGACCCCCTCGCCGTCTACGGGCGTTTGCGTCGGGCGGCACCGTCACACCACGGCGGTCTCCTCCGTTTCGGCGACGTCGCACTGGTGAGCGCCACCCCGGAACGCTTCCTGGAGCTGGCGGAGGGGACCGTGCGCACGCACCCGATCAAGGGCACCCGGCGGCGGGGCGCGGATGCGTCGGCGGATGCGGCCCTTATCGAGGATCTGCGGAGCGATCCGAAAGAGCGCGCTGAGAACGTCATGATCGTGGATCTGATGCGCAACGATCTGTCGCGCGTGTGCGACGCCGCCAGCGTCACGGTCGAACGGCTCCTGGAGGTGGAGACGTATCCGACGGTGCATCAGCTGGTCAGCACGATCGCCGGGACGCTGGAACCCGGTACGACCGTGGGGGACGTCTTGGAAGCGACCTTTCCGGCGGGCAGCATGACGGGGGCACCGAAGCTGTCGGCCATGTCGATCCTCCACGACCTGGAGGGCGGCCCGCGCGGGGTGTTCGCCGGGTGTTTCGGCTGGATCGGCAGCGACGGGTCAGGCGACCTCGCGATGGTCATCCGCAGCATCCTCACCCGCCCCGACGGGGCGTACGTCGGTGCGGGAGGCGGCATCACGTGGCGCTCGCAGGCACAGGCGGAGGTGGCGGAGGTGGCGTTGAAGGCGCGCGCACCGCTGGCCGCGCTGGGTGCGGGGCTGCCCCCCGGCTGGTGA